TAACACCAGCATTCAACTTCCCAAACTGCCACTCCGGCAGTGTAATACCCGTCTGCTCATTAATAGTGCTCATCAGCGGCGGCAGCATCTGGTACACATTGCGCATCGTCTCGGTCGCATCACCCCCACCCTGACCACCGCTCTGGTTTCCAGTATTCCACACGCTGATCTTGGGCTCCAGACCGCGAATGGCTGCGGCATtagccttggccaactcGACGTACGTGCCCTTTTCGATCATCATGTACTGCAGAAGACCAGCGGGACCGCCAAACGCTGTGGACAGCTTGCCGTAGGCGTCGGCCATAGCGGAGATACCCTCTGCCTCGCGGAGCTTGCTGACGAGCTCAGCTTCCGCGCGCTGCTGGGCGGCGTAGTTGTACGCTTCGGCTTCGTTTCGCGTCTGGTAAGCCTCGGCGTCTGTGTTCCTTGTGATCTTGGCGTATGTAGCTGCTGCGTCTGCGTCGGCGAACAGCTTGGTCTGGTAAGCTGCAGCGTCGGCCTTGCGCTGGCTAGCCTCCTGGTGAGCGCGCGCATCGGCCTCGACTTCGTaggcagcagcatcagcagcttGTTGCTTACTCTCCCTTGCAATGGTGGCCTTGACGACATCTGTGGCACGAAGACGCTCCATCTCTGCAGCAGCACGCTTGATCtcgacctccttcttgagatcttcatccttggacTCAAGAGTACGCTGGGCTGTGACGCGGGCGATGTCGACATCTCGGGTGAGGCCTGTGCGCTTGGTGTCTAGTTGTGCTTCTGCTTGGGCGCGCTCGATATCACGGACTGTCTTCTGGACGGCGGTCTCGGCGTTGATCTTTGCGATCTCACGCTCTTGCTCACCCTTGCGCTGGGCTTCTCCAACGTTACCGCGGAGTTGAGCCTCTGCGACATCGATTCTGGCTTGGTTGGTTGCGCCCTCGTGAGCTTTGCGGGAGAGCGAGGCGAAGTAGACTGAGTTAGGGGCATCCTTCAACTCTTTGACCTGTGGAATGTTGGTTAACGTTCAGGCAAGCAGGGCTGGGGAGACGTAcgttggcgttgaagatgagcagACCAAACTGAGACAGCTCATTCTGGATATTTCGAaagatcctcttcttgaagacctcTCTCTCAGT
This genomic interval from Fusarium verticillioides 7600 chromosome 1, whole genome shotgun sequence contains the following:
- a CDS encoding flotillin, with amino-acid sequence MSYRISAPDEYLAITGMGIKTVKITKATWVWPLQRCTRFSIRPHDYAMDLQAMTKEKLQFSLPVVFTVGPDVNQRGANRSDADSEADGLDREDRGDALMKYAMLLANSEEKENVTQGQHVANIVKGIIEGETRVLVSSMTMEEIFTEREVFKKRIFRNIQNELSQFGLLIFNANVKELKDAPNSVYFASLSRKAHEGATNQARIDVAEAQLRGNVGEAQRKGEQEREIAKINAETAVQKTVRDIERAQAEAQLDTKRTGLTRDVDIARVTAQRTLESKDEDLKKEVEIKRAAAEMERLRATDVVKATIARESKQQAADAAAYEVEADARAHQEASQRKADAAAYQTKLFADADAAATYAKITRNTDAEAYQTRNEAEAYNYAAQQRAEAELVSKLREAEGISAMADAYGKLSTAFGGPAGLLQYMMIEKGTYVELAKANAAAIRGLEPKISVWNTGNQSGGQGGGDATETMRNVYQMLPPLMSTINEQTGITLPEWQFGKLNAGVNAVGQEGAKTNGHKSH